The following are encoded together in the Scyliorhinus torazame isolate Kashiwa2021f chromosome 6, sScyTor2.1, whole genome shotgun sequence genome:
- the irf4a gene encoding interferon regulatory factor 4a, which translates to MNSDCNMAPVTSGNGKLRQWLIDQIDSGKYPGLIWENEDKSIFRIPWKHAGKQDYNRDEDAALFKAWALFKGKFREGIDKPDPPTWKTRLRCALNKSNDFEELVERSQLDISDPYKVYKIIPEGAKKGGSKQANIEDPQMLINHHSYPTYPSMPPQIPNYIVQHERSWREYEQPHPELSYQCSTVPFPPRNHHWQGPGCENGYQVTGSFYACAPTESQAPGISIEPSMRSAEALALSDCRLQILLYYRETLVKEVTTTSPEGCRIAHGQVDKLFAASNIDQVLFPYPESSAQRKGIDKLLSHLEKGVLLWLAPDGLYAKRLCQSRIYWEGPLAPYSDRPNKLERDQVTKLFDTQQFLAELQSYAHHGRSLISRFQIVFCFGEEFPDPQRSRKLITAHIEPVFARQFYYFAQQNTGHLLRGFDVPDHANSPEDYHRPIRHSIQD; encoded by the exons ATGAACTCAGACTGTAACATGGCTCCTGTAACTTCTGGAAACGGTAAACTTCGCCAGTGGTTGATTGACCAGATTGACAGTGGGAAATATCCCGGCCTCATCTGGGAGAATGAAGACAAGTCCATTTTCCGCATTCCTTGGAAACACGCCGGGAAACAGGATTACAATCGAGACGAAGACGCGGCACTTTTCAAG GCTTGGGCACTTTTCAAAGGCAAATTTCGTGAGGGAATTGACAAACCAGATCCCCCAACATGGAAGACCAGACTAAGATGTGCCTTAAATAAGAGCAACGATTTTGAAGAATTGGTTGAACGTAGTCAACTTGACATCTCAGATCCATACAAAGTGTACAAAATTATACCAGAAGGAGCAAAAAAAG GGGGGTCAAAGCAAGCAAACATAGAAGATCCTCAAATGCTAATCAACCACCATTCTTACCCTACATATCCTTCAATGCCCCCTCAG ATACCCAACTATATAGTACAGCATGAACGTAGCTGGAGGGAATATGAACAACCACATCCAGAACTCTCGTATCAGTGCTCAACAGTGCCATTTCCTCCACGGAACCACCATTGGCAAGGACCTGGTTGTGAAAATG GTTATCAGGTAACGGGATCATTTTACGCTTGTGCACCTACTGAATCTCAAGCACCTGGTATTTCAATCGAGCCGAGTATGAGGTCTGCTGAAGCACTGGCCCTTTCAG ACTGTCGGCTGCAAATTTTATTGTATTATCGAGAAACCCTGGTGAAAGAAGTGACAACAACAAGCCCCGAAGGTTGTAGGATAGCCCACGGCCAAGTTGATAAGCTATTTGCAGCTAGCAACATAGATCAGGTGCTGTTTCCCTATCCAGAAAGCAGCGCACAACGCAAGGGTATTGACAAGCTGCTCAGTCACTTGGAGAAGGGAGTCCTGCTATGGTTGGCGCCTGATGGCCTCTATGCCAAACGATTGTGCCAGAGCAGAATCTACTGGGAAGGACCTTTAGCACCATACAGTGACAGGCCTAACAAGCTGGAGAGAGACCAAGTCACAAAACTTTTTGACACTCAACAATTTTTAGCAG AACTTCAAAGCTATGCACACCATGGCCGCTCACTCATATCAAGGTTCCAAATTGTGTTCTGTTTTGGTGAAGAATTTCCAGATCCACAGCGATCAAGAAAACTTATCACAGCACAT ATCGAACCTGTGTTTGCCAGGCAGTTTTATTACTTCGCTCAACAGAACACTGGACACCTGCTTAGAGGGTTTGATGTGCCTGATCATGCGAACAGTCCGGAGGATTATCACAGACCTATTCGACATTCAATCCAAGACTAG